The genomic stretch ttttagggcttacagatttgaatgtggaccccaaattgggtttttctgattttacaaattggggatttagggattttaggattttggggatttgaggacttttaaaattggggattttctgattttacaaattggcgTTTTTAGGAATCGGGGATGTGAGGATTTTAGGAttaaagaaaataagtttttaatcttgGGTTTGAAGGTTAAGCATTGGCTAATTGATGTGGGTGTTTGACATAAATGGTTGGCCCTATTGTAGATATGGCATACTTCATTTGTTCCATCGGAGATGCAGTGGCTTAATATTGTTAGCTAGAATTCTACCCACCTGCATAAGGTTGGCAACGGGTTGTGTTGACTCCTTGAAATTTTCAGGTTCAACACCATACCAGCAAGATCCCAAACCTAGGTCCCGGCTCTTCCATTCCATTCCAGTCCAGCTGAAGAAGAATCGAAAGAGCAAAAGAAAGGGAAGGAGGAGAAGATGGTTTGCATAAGGCAAGCTACAATCGACGACCTGCTGGCGATGCAGGCCTGCAACTTGCTCTGCCTCCCAGAGAACTACCAGATGAAGTATTACCTCTACCACATCCTTTCCTGGCCTCAGCTCCTCTACGTGGCCGAGGATTACGGCGGCCGCATCGTCGGCTACGTCCTTGCCAAGATGGAGGAGGAGTCTTCCGAGTGCCACGGCCACATAACCTCTCTTGCCGTACTCCGCACCCACCGCAAGCTCGGCCTCGCCACCAAACTCATGACTGCCGCCCAGAACGCCATGGAGCAGGTCTTCGGCGCCGACTACGTCTCTCTCCATGTCCGCCGCAGCAACCGCGCTGCCTTCAATCTCTACACTGAGACCCTCGGCTACAAGATCCATGATGTTGAGGCCAAGTACTATGCCGACGGTGAGGATGCTTATGACATGAGGAAGCAGCTCAAGGGAaggcagcaccagcagcaccaccaccaccatcaccaccaccaccaccaccatcatggAGGGTGTTGTTCGAGCGATGGTAAGGCCGGGGACTCCTCGAAAACTGTTTCCGCCACTGCCACTGCTGGTGCTGCTGAATGACAATAGGGGTaaactttttttccttttgtgtaGTGGGGATTTTTGACATATTGAAAGTATGCTGAGAATTATGACTGGATTCCGTTTGTTTTGCTTACTTGATTGATGTATACTGTGAGCTATTATTCAATTTGGAGTCTAGTGTTTTTGGGGATAATTATGAGAGTTGTGGTTTGTTtgattcttcttttttcttttatgtctTTTGAGATGGTAGATTTTTATGATGAGGATAATCTGTGCCTTCTATTGTTGACTGAAATTCTTTTTAGTTTTTCAAATGATTCGTTGATATTGATGATCTGGGGATGGTTAATATTGATTCATGAGGATAGTAGTGGATAATGGGACCAAAATCCTTTATAGCATATGTTGTAGGAGTGGCTACAAACCATGCATGGACACAGGACTTTGCAACGCGTGGCGAGCCATGTAAATTGCACACAGTCACATCAACATGCTGCTTCCTTTGACGCCCATTTTCTATTGTTTCATGGGGACCCATGTGGCTATGCAGGTTGTGATGCTCAAAATTCTTCAACTCTTGAAATTAATATAATGAGAAGGTGAAATTTAGAGAGTTTGGTTGAAATTTGTTATCTATTTTTCTGATGAATTTGTAATGGATTGAAGCAGGTCAATGAATATCTTTATAGTGGGGATTATAATACTCCTGATTGTCAAGTTTTTCCTCAATCAAATCATAGGTTAAATTTTGACCTCGAAGAGGAGATTCATATCCAAGAAGCGGAGATGAAGCGTTAGTTAAGATTGATGGATCACTAAAAGTTAGCATGGATTTGATTTTGAAGGGAGTGCATATGAGTTTTCCAACAAATATGCTGGAAAGACTGGTTTTATTGTTCCGAGAACATGGGTTGATAAATCAAACTAGTATGTAAGAGGACATTTTGTTGTATTAAATAAGATCAAAGACATCAACGATTGTCCCTCATGGATTGAAGAGCTTTAAAGGCACACATGGTGTTTATCCTTCCTCTTGTTGGAAACTACGACTGGGGAATGTGAGGTCCTGCATGGTGTCCAACAATTACTCCAAACTGACATACAAAATATAGAAGACATAACATTCGCTTAGACATTATAGTTTCCCAAGACATTAATTGAGTAAATATCACGCTTCCCACATGCTATTAAGGATTTTAAAACTCATCTGATATATGTTAGTATGATCTTAAGTCATATAAGTTTCAATCCGAAAAGTAATGAGTTACCATACCGTTATGGAACTGAAATGTACCGATACAAGGCAAGTCATACCGGTTTCAGGCCCTTGGTGATTTGCACACCGAAATTGTTACTTAAATCCATGGGTGCATCTTGGAGTAATTAAGTCATGGCTGAAGAGTTCTATTGGTACATATTGATGTTAAGTTGTTAGTTGTTGGCTCCTAAAGGAGCCAGTGGCTTCATTGATCCACAAGGGCCTAGTGTTCAACCCATTATCATATGATGTTCAAGTCTTGCATGGATCCATTGGGATTCACCCaaaaggatttactataataaCTAGTAACATGTGAACTCTAATAGATAAACactccataaaaaaaaaaaaaaaaattaataaacgtTTTAATTTCGATAAAACAACACATTGttcggattcatgatgaaagttatggcataagtttgatgccgGTTGCATGCAACTCCTCCTTTTTCTGGCTTGTGGATTGGCAATGAGAGCACTAAACTCCCACAGGTGCAATGtaatattacataggttgattacaatcaaaggtgatctaatagtctattacattggttGATTACATTCAAAGAGTAAGTTGGTAcaagttaaaggctctaaaagggcaagtggAAGGCTCAAAAGaacatggatggaggtagtaagaaaagatttgatgacctatagtCTAACCCTTCTTTAGTGCCACATATAGTTTGTGAAGTAACACTCTTAACTAAAGTTTCTTCATGTCAATTGGCTAATGACATACATTACCAGCATAGACAATTTCATCAATTTGGATGCTATAACTGGAGATTCCGTAATTCTTTATTATAATTTATATCACTTCTTTAGGAAACATACTTTGAATAACTATCAGGAAATTTGAAGGCTTCGTCATATTTTGAACCAATTGCCGCAATTTTAACAAATCTGTCACAAATAGCTATAGTACTTCCTTAAATATTCCTTAGGGGATTGCCTTATATAACAAATTGAAGATGGTCTTTGGCATTACCAACCATCACCTCTCTTCTCCAATTCTTCAAAATATAATGGGGAGGAAGTAGTTGCACAATCCATCTAAGAAGGTGCTACTCCTGCTTCATATCATGCTTTGTGCTTGCACTCCCACTCCCTAGTTTTATACTGTTAACATTCAGTCCTTCCCTGCTCTCACACTTGAATTTATTGTTGCTTCGCTTCATGCTTTGTGCAATTATAGGAGTACCTTAATATTATAATAATCTAGCACTTTCAATGCATCTACGCTTGCATATGCCATTTTTATAGCATATACATGGTATATGCGGTTTTATGATTGTTGGTCATTATGCAATCACATACagaaatatgtgatcgcatacggCTTTAAAattaaacccccccccccccaaaaaaaaaaaaaaaaaaaaaacacacacacacacatttttgtGTATATGATTTCATTTGAGTAGTTGTTAGTTGATCTATTTTAGCCTAATAGATGTAATAAATGTaacaaaattttaatgaaatTGGTATAAAACTACGAAAACCATCCTCTACACTTATAgtgtttttacatttttttaaatacctttttataattatttttcaaaaaaatattttggggggcCATGCGATTGTGCAATTACATATGCACATTCCAGTTGGGTCGCAGatgattgcatatgccatttgacaacaatgatatgcacttgatttttttttattataaataacttTAAACTCAAACATTGTTCTAAGCTCATCACATCTTTGTATAGCACAACCAAGAAATTTTTCTACTCATTTTAAAACATTTGAAATACTTAGGAGGTGTATGCCTTTGCTTCTTCCATCAATATTTTTCATGTCAACAAATAATATTATGGTGTTTTGCCTTAGTTTGCCTTAGTTTGGAATTAGCTTGTGATTCTTGGTATCAGTGATGAGCTACTACCCCTTGGTAATGTATAAAGAAATGCAAGAGGTTTTATTTGGGGCGTAAGTATTTTTTAACACATTATTCATGCTCTTGCTTCATTATGTGCTTTTCATGTCAGCATAAAATGTATTTTTGGCATATACAAAAGCAcaattttctctttctttaaacAATTTTTGTAGCCATTTATTTTACATTAGATTGTAATTCTCAATTATATTTTTCTATGCGATTAGAAACTCAATCAtttatactatatataatgtgaGTAGAGGGGGGAAAAGTTACCTCTACAATTAGTTTTCCTTCGGAGCTGGACATTGAATATGTAAAGGACAGAAAGAAATTTTAAACAGCTAGGGTTATTTTCAGAACTTGAAATTGTAACTGATTTCCAACACACAATTAGGATTTCATAAGGCATACTGTTGTGGTATTCATTATGTGCTTTTCATGTCAGCATAAAGTGTATTTTTGACATATACAAAAGCAcaattttctctttctttaaacAATTTTTGTAGCCATTTATTTTACATTTCATTAGATTGTAATTCTCAATTATATTTTTCTATGTGATTAGAAACTCCTCAATcatctatactatatataatgtgaGTAGAGGGGGAAAAATTTACCTCTGCAATTAGTTTTCCTTGGGAGCTGGATTTTGAATATGTAAAGGACATAGAAAGAAATTTTAAACAGCTGGGGTTATTTTCAGAACTTGAAATTGTAACTGATTTCCAACACACAATTAGGATTTTATAAGGCGTACCGTTGTGGTAATGGTGGGTGTAACGGtgcccaccattaccgatacggttATGGGCCGTATTGGCTGTTGCAGCCCCGTAACGGTCGATACGCCCCCTGTAACGGTCAGAATTTTTCTTTGTTCTTaaaaaatccagaaaatccagaaaattctaaatattccaaatatgcattcatttataattttgaatgtgtttatggtggtgtaacattcaactctttggtgagaaagctGTATCGAgttgtttgatgaatttatgaacccgACAGCCtggaattgactgcaaaactcaaAGATTCAAGTTCATAACTATCTAAtaccaatgatagatatattagaatgaatttaatatcaaaatatctcacatGTATAGGTGTTTGCTATTATTTAATTTACTCTACAATTCTCATTACGTACCTGTTCTTGAGGAGTGTGAGGTGAGGACttgcataaattacaatgttTACTTTATTCTATCGAAAGTCTTGAACATGCTAGAGATTTCTCCTTTCTTGTAATTCCCATCCTGTCATCCTTAAGatataaaagaaaggaaaaaaaaaatagtagtgtCTGATTTACTCCcgtgcaacttgattaaggattacttgattgattGTTAAGGGAGTTATTTTAAGTACAAGtttggcagtgtcaagtgtgtgcttgaTGAATGTGTGGGTAATGGGTATAGAAATACTTACCTTAAATGTAaataatgttgaaaaaaaaatactaacCTTAATAAAACTCTCGAGTTACCACCAAAATGAATATATGTTttgttgtggttgctcgacctccacgtTCTTGTCATCATTAGGTTGTAGTTGTGGAGTAGCTGTTGCATATCCATAAAATATCCAGTGcaaaagagaaaaatcagatcaaCAAAATTAGAGGATGACTAATCCTGACTAGGCAATGACTCTGACCCCGAGAAAGGATATCCACCAATGCCCGTTGAATAGTCATATTGGTGCCCATACTTGGGCTGTTTTgaataacttggatttggatatggATCTGGATATTTGTAATCATATGGAACATGTGGATCAGGACTACTCCAGCATGAATGTGACGGAATAGGCTCTGTATGATCCCATCGGTCGTAAGAATATCTATAATTCCCGGTACCATAAGCCTGTTGATGTTTCGGACCTCTTGGTGGTGCACCATTGGAGCTAGCCTCCTCTCATTGTCTGTATCTTGACTTAATAAACTCATTAAGTCCGACCTCGCGTACCCTGTCGATGCTCATTGGCCTTGCGATCTGTAGATGGCTATATGCCGGTGTGCCGAGCAACACTAGAAGTGGGACCAACATCAAGTGCATCATCACCATCACTACTATACTGCTTGTACTCTTTCATTGAGCTAGACTTTGTATGAAATCTATCCCTTTCTAGGTCCAACACAGCTACACGATTCTCTTGTTGCGTCGTACGTATTATTGAGTCATCCACTTCCAATCCTTCACTATCATCttctatttgtttttctcttacttccaaccaaggtagaagcagGTTGTCCTCATCATCAATATTGTCCATGTTTATTGGACAATCGTCTGTGTCACTGGCGGCTGCTGTAGTAATGTTCCTATCATGTCGCCACATTCTTAGCCTCATGTTATAGTGCATGAAGACATGCTTATCCAACGTCCTAGTTTGCAATATATTCcttttctttgaatgaataagtgtaaAACAACTCTagttcctttcgcagctagaggaagatattgtctggctcaaaactctTACTGCAagtttttggaga from Magnolia sinica isolate HGM2019 chromosome 17, MsV1, whole genome shotgun sequence encodes the following:
- the LOC131231930 gene encoding N-terminal acetyltransferase A complex catalytic subunit NAA10-like — translated: MVCIRQATIDDLLAMQACNLLCLPENYQMKYYLYHILSWPQLLYVAEDYGGRIVGYVLAKMEEESSECHGHITSLAVLRTHRKLGLATKLMTAAQNAMEQVFGADYVSLHVRRSNRAAFNLYTETLGYKIHDVEAKYYADGEDAYDMRKQLKGRQHQQHHHHHHHHHHHHHGGCCSSDGKAGDSSKTVSATATAGAAE